One window from the genome of Canis aureus isolate CA01 chromosome 18, VMU_Caureus_v.1.0, whole genome shotgun sequence encodes:
- the AHR gene encoding aryl hydrocarbon receptor, whose protein sequence is MNSSGAHITYASRKRRKPVQKTVKPIPAEGIKSNPSKRHRDRLNTELDRLASLLPFPQDVINKLDKLSVLRLSVSYLRAKSFFDVALQSSPTDRNEVQENCRTKFREGLHLQEGEFLLQALNGFVLVVTTDALVFYASSTIQDYLGFQQSDVIHQSVYELIHTEDRGEFQRQLHWTLNPSQCTDSGQGVDDANGLPQPVVCYNPDQLPPENSSLMERSFVCRLRCLLDNSSGFLAMNFQGRLKYLHGQNKKGKDGSILPPQLALFAIATPLQPPSILEIRTKNFIFRTKHKLDFTPTACDAKGKLVLGYTEAELCMRGSGYQFIHAADMLYCAEYHIRMIKTGESGMIVFRLLTKDNRWTWVQSNARLVYKNGRPDYIIATQRPLTDEEGTEHLRKRSMKLPFMFTTGEAVLYEITNPFPPMMDPLPLRTKNGASGRDSATKSTLNKDSLNPNSLLAAMMQQNESIYLYPSSSSTPFERNLFNDSMNECSNWQDNITPMGSDSILKHEQIGHSQEMNPTLSGVQPGLLPDNRNSDLYSIMKHLGIDFEDIKHMQQNEEFFRTDFSGEDDFRDIDITDEILTYVQDSLSKPAFGCSDYQQQQPMALNSSCMVQEHLQLEQQQQQQQQQQQLLQHHQNHIAVEQQQQLCQKMKHMQVNGMFANWNSNQSVPFSCPQQDLQQYSVFSDLPGTSQEFPYKSEIDAMPCTQNFIPCNQSVLPQHSKGTQLDFPIGNFEPSPYHTTNLEDFVTCLQVPENQTHGLNPESTIVTPQSCYAGAVSMYQCQPEPQHSHVAQMPYNPTMPGPQAFLNKFQNGGVLNETYPAELSNINNTQTPTHLQPLHHPPEARPFPDLTSSGFL, encoded by the exons tgtcAAGCCAATCCCAGCTGAAGGAATCAAGTCAAATCCTTCCAAGCGACATAGAGACCGACTTAATACAGAGTTGGACCGTTTGGCTAGTCTGCTGCCTTTTCCACAAGATGTTATTAATAAGCTGGACAAACTTTCAGTGCTTAGGCTCAGTGTCAGTTACCTAAGGGCCAAGAGCTTCTTTGATG TTGCATTACAGTCCTCCCCAACTGACAGAAATGAAGTCCAGGAAAACTGTAGAACAAAATTCAGAGAAGGTCTGCATCTGCAAGAAGGAGAATTCTTATTACAG GCTCTGAATGGCTTTGTGCTGGTTGTCACCACAGATGCTTTGGTCTTTTATGCTTCTTCTACCATACAAGATTACCTAGGGTTTCAGCAG tctgATGTCATACATCAGAGCGTATATGAACTTATTCATACTGAAGACCGAGGTGAATTTCAGCGTCAGCTACACTGGACATTAAACCCTTCACAGTGTACAGACTCTGGACAAGGAGTTGATG ACGCTAATGGGCTGCCACAGCCAGTAGTCTGTTATAACCCAGACCAGCTTCCTCCAGAAAACTCTTCCTTAATGGAAAGGAGCTTCGTGTGCCGACTAAGGTGTCTGTTGGATAATTCGTCCGGTTTTCTG GCAATGAATTTCCAAGGGAGGTTAAAGTATCTTCATGGACAGAACAAGAAAGGGAAAGATGGTTCAATACTGCCACCTCAGTTGGCTTTGTTTGCAATAGCTACTCCACTTCAACCACCATCCATCCTTGAGATCCGAACCAAAAATTTCATCTTTAGAACCAAACACAAACTAGACTTTACACCTACTGCTTGTGATGCCAA aggaaAACTTGTTTTAGGCTATACTGAAGCAGAGTTGTGCATGAGGGGATCAGGATACCAATTTATTCATGCTGCTGATATGCTTTATTGTGCTGAGTACCATATCCGGA tgattaAGACAGGAGAGAGTGGCATGATAGTATTCAGGCTCCTTACCAAAGACAATCGATGGACCTGGGTTCAGTCTAATGCACGTTTAGTGTATAAAAATGGAAGACCAGATTATATCATTGCAACTCAGAGACCTCTAAC agatgaagaaggaaCAGAACATTTACGAAAACGAAGTATGAAGTTGCCTTTTATGTTTACTACTGGAGAAGCTGTGTTGTATGAGATAACAAATCCCTTTCCTCCCATGATGGATCCCTTACCACTAAGGACTAAAAATGGTGCAAGTGGAAGAGATTCTGCTACCAAATCAACTCTAAATAAGGATTCTCTCAATCCCAATTCCCTCCTGGCTGCCATGATGCAACAAAATGAGTCTATTTATCTCTATCCTTCCTCAAGTAGTACACcatttgaaagaaatctttttaatgaCTCTATGAATGAATGCAGTAATTGGCAAGACAATATCACACCCATGGGAAGTGATAGTATCCTAAAACATGAGCAAATAGGTCATTCTCAGGAAATGAATCCAACACTCTCTGGAGTTCAACCAGGGCTCCTTCCTGACAATAGAAATAGTGACTTGTATAGCATTATGAAACACCTAGGTATTGATTTTGAAGATATCAAACACATGCAACAGAATGAGGAATTTTTCAGAACTGACTTTTCTGGTGAGGATGACTTCAGAGATATTGATATAACAGATGAAATCCTGACATACGTCCAAGATTCTTTAAGTAAGCCTGCCTTCGGGTGTTCAGATTACCAGCAGCAACAGCCCATGGCTCTGAACTCCAGCTGTATGGTACAGGAGCACCTGCAGTtagaacagcagcagcagcagcagcagcagcagcagcagctcctccaaCACCACCAAAATCACATAGCAgtggagcagcagcagcaactgTGTCAGAAAATGAAGCATATGCAAGTCAATGGCATGTTTGCCAATTGGAACTCTAACCAGTCTGTGCCTTTTAGTTGTCCTCAGCAAGATCTACAACAGTATAGTGTCTTTTCAGACTTACCTGGGACCAGTCAGGAGTTTCCCTACAAATCTGAGATTGATGCTATGCCATGTACACAGAACTTTATTCCCTGTAATCAGTCTGTGTTACCACAGCATTCCAAGGGGACACAGTTAGACTTTCCCATAGGAAATTTTGAACCATCCCCCTACCATACTACTAATTTGGAAGACTTTGTCACATGTTTACAAGTCCCTGAAAACCAAACACATGGACTAAATCCAGAGTCAACCATAGTAACTCCTCAGTCCTGTTATGCCGGGGCTGTGTCCATGTACCAGTGCCAGCCGGAACCTCAGCACAGCCATGTGGCTCAGATGCCATACAATCCAACCATGCCAGGTCCACAGGCATTTTTAAACAAG TTTCAGAATGGAGGAGTTTTAAATGAAACCTATCCCGCTGAATTAAGTAATATAAATAACACTCAGACTCCCACACATCTTCAGCCCCTTCATCACCCACCAGAAGCCAGACCTTTCCCTGATTTGACATCCAGTGGATTCCTGTAA